Proteins from one Belonocnema kinseyi isolate 2016_QV_RU_SX_M_011 chromosome 8, B_treatae_v1, whole genome shotgun sequence genomic window:
- the LOC117178049 gene encoding uncharacterized protein LOC117178049, which yields MGALSDLKNFALLAVLGLFFQTAQSISCYRCESTNSSNPFQCNEFMRDDVDLTPQSCDDVFDAQYCVKRVGRFEGLALKCYQCASATQWECGDGNLVVEALQPQSCDHVFEAQYCIKSFGTYGGGIGTKRECSSKHLGTYCDYVKQPGDKLTYRTCIYTCSGDGCNPASKSLPNTIFFLFSSIFLTFVSSFRR from the exons ATGGGCGCCTTATCTGACTTGAAAAACTTCGCACTTTTGGCGGTATTAGGACTTTTTTTTCAAACag cccAAAGCATCAGTTGTTATAGGTGCGAAAGCACAAATAGTTCAAATCCATTTCAATGCAACGAATTTATGAGAGATGACGTCGACTTGACCCCACAATCGTGCGATGATGTTTTCGATGCCCAATATTGTGTGAAACGCGTTGGACGTTTCGagg GGCTGGCACTCAAATGCTATCAGTGTGCATCTGCAACCCAATGGGAATGCGGAGATGGAAATTTGGTGGTGGAAGCACTCCAACCGCAAAGTTGCGATCATGTCTTCGAGGCGCAATACTGCATTAAATCATTCGGAACTTATGGAG GTGGAATCGGCACGAAACGAGAATGCTCGTCAAAACATCTCGGAACTTACTGTGACTACGTGAAACAACCTGGTGACAAATTAACTTACCGGACCTGCATTTACACCTGCTCAGGAGACGGTTGCAATCCAGCGTCGAAATCGTTaccaaatacaatattttttctttttagcagTATTTTCCTCACTTTTGTTTCATCATTTCGAagatga